From one Bacteroides fragilis NCTC 9343 genomic stretch:
- a CDS encoding FecR family protein encodes MEQREDNKNDIASRRLKNLFGEALGDLSSVEETETAWQAFASRRRQERVRTLVFGFAAVTSVALLLFWGFSQENFLSQEVEVFASVNSPDKLVMTEDKGIIAVRTPPAATITIHLPDSTEVLLNANSRLEYPKAFTGDLRRVMLEGAARFNVQRDTLHPFIVETGSLQTRVLGTVFDVDSYGCGTTSKVVLYEGSVQVSDKANTKACKIKPGEQVYLDRVGDICISQADICMQKSWTEGLFIFDNVTLRYVMQEIGAWYNTNIVFRSHSLLEERIYFSASRHLPVGEILNVLNDLQIARFIVEGDKIVVSPLS; translated from the coding sequence ATGGAACAGAGAGAGGATAATAAAAACGATATAGCCTCCCGTAGGCTCAAAAATCTTTTCGGAGAGGCTCTTGGTGACCTGTCTTCTGTTGAAGAGACGGAAACCGCTTGGCAGGCATTTGCCTCTCGCCGACGGCAGGAAAGAGTCCGAACTTTGGTATTCGGCTTTGCAGCAGTTACTTCCGTGGCATTACTTTTGTTTTGGGGCTTTTCTCAGGAAAACTTTCTATCCCAAGAAGTCGAAGTGTTTGCTTCTGTAAATTCGCCTGATAAATTGGTGATGACAGAGGATAAAGGGATCATTGCAGTCAGAACGCCACCCGCTGCCACTATTACTATTCATTTGCCTGACAGTACTGAAGTGCTGTTGAACGCCAATAGCCGCTTGGAATACCCGAAAGCGTTTACCGGTGATCTTCGGCGGGTAATGTTGGAAGGTGCTGCGAGATTTAATGTTCAAAGAGATACTTTACATCCCTTTATTGTAGAAACCGGGAGTTTACAAACGCGTGTATTGGGCACGGTATTTGATGTTGATTCCTATGGATGTGGTACGACTTCTAAAGTTGTGCTGTATGAAGGTTCGGTGCAAGTCAGTGATAAAGCCAATACGAAAGCCTGTAAGATAAAGCCGGGTGAACAGGTTTATCTGGATAGAGTAGGTGATATCTGTATTTCTCAGGCTGATATCTGTATGCAAAAGAGTTGGACAGAAGGTCTGTTTATCTTTGATAATGTCACTCTGAGATATGTTATGCAGGAAATCGGGGCTTGGTATAACACAAATATTGTTTTCCGTTCCCATTCTTTGCTGGAGGAACGGATTTATTTTTCTGCCAGTCGTCACCTTCCTGTCGGGGAAATATTAAATGTTTTGAATGATTTGCAAATTGCGAGATTCATAGTGGAAGGGGATAAAATAGTCGTATCACCACTATCCTGA
- a CDS encoding RNA polymerase sigma-70 factor, translating to MAKLTIFRFRGHISREERFRQLFVEIYPRLLRYAIQLMSDREEAKDIVGEVMEEAWKCFDRLEAETQNAYFYTATRNTCLNRLKHLRVEQQHLDTLREVTRMDVNTGYRQHEAQLQQAETIACSLSEPTRTILRLCYWEKLTYRQVAERLEISPDTVKKHISKALRILRNEMNGKEETNGTERG from the coding sequence ATGGCAAAATTAACGATATTCCGGTTTCGTGGACATATTTCACGGGAAGAACGCTTCAGGCAATTGTTTGTGGAGATATATCCCCGCCTGTTGCGTTATGCCATTCAGCTAATGAGCGATCGGGAAGAAGCGAAGGATATTGTTGGCGAAGTGATGGAAGAGGCTTGGAAATGTTTTGATAGACTGGAGGCGGAAACGCAGAACGCTTATTTCTATACAGCTACACGTAATACGTGCCTGAATCGGTTAAAGCACCTGCGTGTGGAACAGCAGCATTTGGATACTTTACGTGAGGTGACCCGGATGGATGTGAATACCGGATATCGGCAGCATGAGGCACAGTTGCAGCAAGCGGAAACGATTGCTTGCAGTCTGTCGGAACCGACGCGTACCATTTTGAGACTTTGTTATTGGGAGAAACTGACCTATCGGCAAGTTGCAGAACGGTTGGAAATAAGTCCGGATACGGTGAAAAAACATATTTCGAAAGCTTTACGGATTTTACGTAATGAAATGAACGGAAAGGAGGAAACAAATGGAACAGAGAGAGGATAA
- a CDS encoding S41 family peptidase encodes MKKLFMSAVALLFAGALWAQENPLWMRHCAISPDGTTIAFTYKGDIFTVPVSGGKATQITTNPAFDTTPIWSPDSKQIAFASDRMGSMDVFIVSKDGGEPRRLTTFSGGETPVAFTDAGHILFTADIMPSTEDAGFPSNGQFQQIYQIPVSGGRPVMFSSMPMECISINKEGTILYQDKKGYEDYWRKHQKSPIARDIWMLRPGQTPRYEKQTTFIGEDREPVWAPDGKSFYYLSEENGTFNVYQRTPGSDTSKQVTHHKQHPVRFLSMASNGNLCYGFDGEIYTLAPGGKPQKVSVKILSDRNDKDLIRQIKTSGATEMAVSPDGKEVAFILRGDVYVTSVEYKTTKQVTNTPCQERGIDFAPDGRTLVYASERGGLWQLYTSTIVRKDEKQFTYATELKEERLTNSDIASFNPKYSPDGKEIAFLENRTAIRVINLKTKKVRTVMDAQYQYSYSDGDQWFEWSPDSKWILSEFIGIGGWNNKDIVLLNADGKGEMHNLTESGYSDGNAKWVLGGKAMVWFSDRAGYRSHGSWGAQYDAYIMFFDVDAYDRFRMNKEDLALLEEAEKAEKAEKEKAEKKKKENKKDDKKKDAKEKNKKDGDEEKKEEVKPLKFDLDNRFDRIVRLTVNSSFMGDAVLTPKGDKLYYLAAFESGYDLWEHDLKENSTKILLKGVGGGSLLPDKKGENIFMCTGGGMKKIEIAGSKTTPIAFESFFDYQPGGERAYIFDHVWQQVDDKFYVKDLQGVDWPLYKKSYEKFLPYINNNYDFAELLSEMLGELNASHTGARYSGAGGALATAALGVFYDDTYNGDGLKIKEIIEQGPFTLKKTDVKPGCIIEKVDGTLIKKGEDYFPLFEGKVGRKVLLSVYDPATKKRFEETVKAISYGAQRELLYKRWVERNRKKVEELSGGRLGYVHIKGMDSQSFRKMYSELLGRYRNKEAVVVDVRHNGGGWLHDDVVTLLSGKEYQRFVPRGQYIGSDPFNKWLKPSCMLVCEDNYSNAHGTPYVYKTLGIGKLVGTPVAGTMTAVWWERQIDPSLVFGIPQVGCMDMQGNYLENHTLEPDVLIYNEPAASLKGEDAQLKAAVDCLLKELPKK; translated from the coding sequence ATGAAAAAACTCTTCATGAGTGCTGTGGCCCTTCTGTTTGCCGGAGCACTTTGGGCACAAGAGAATCCGTTGTGGATGCGTCATTGTGCTATCTCTCCCGATGGAACTACCATTGCATTCACCTACAAAGGTGACATTTTTACAGTACCCGTATCCGGTGGCAAGGCTACGCAAATCACTACCAATCCAGCTTTTGATACGACACCGATTTGGAGTCCTGATAGTAAGCAGATTGCTTTTGCTTCCGACCGCATGGGAAGTATGGACGTATTTATTGTGTCGAAAGACGGTGGAGAGCCTCGCCGTTTGACAACTTTTTCGGGGGGCGAAACTCCGGTTGCTTTTACTGATGCCGGACATATTTTATTTACTGCCGATATCATGCCTTCTACCGAAGATGCCGGATTCCCTTCAAACGGACAATTTCAGCAGATATATCAGATTCCGGTTTCGGGCGGACGTCCTGTAATGTTCTCGTCCATGCCGATGGAATGTATTTCTATAAATAAAGAAGGAACAATTCTTTATCAGGACAAGAAAGGATACGAAGATTACTGGCGCAAGCATCAGAAGTCACCGATTGCCCGTGATATCTGGATGCTCCGGCCGGGACAGACTCCGCGCTACGAAAAACAGACTACTTTCATTGGTGAAGACCGTGAACCGGTGTGGGCACCGGACGGAAAATCATTCTACTATCTGAGTGAAGAGAATGGAACGTTTAATGTTTACCAGCGTACTCCCGGTTCGGATACATCCAAGCAAGTGACTCACCACAAGCAACATCCGGTGCGCTTTCTCAGTATGGCTTCCAACGGTAACCTTTGTTATGGTTTCGATGGTGAGATCTATACGTTGGCTCCCGGCGGTAAACCGCAGAAAGTTTCTGTAAAGATTCTATCCGATAGAAATGATAAAGACCTGATTCGCCAGATTAAGACCAGTGGGGCTACCGAGATGGCTGTTTCTCCGGATGGTAAGGAAGTTGCTTTTATTCTGAGAGGAGATGTGTATGTCACTTCGGTGGAATATAAGACTACTAAACAGGTTACGAACACACCTTGCCAGGAACGGGGTATTGATTTTGCACCCGATGGGCGCACTCTGGTGTATGCTTCGGAACGTGGCGGACTCTGGCAACTCTATACTTCGACTATCGTACGGAAAGACGAAAAACAGTTCACTTATGCTACGGAATTGAAAGAAGAACGTCTGACTAATTCGGATATCGCTTCATTCAATCCGAAGTATAGTCCGGACGGAAAAGAAATCGCATTTCTTGAAAATCGTACGGCAATCCGCGTCATCAATCTTAAGACTAAGAAGGTACGTACTGTGATGGATGCACAATATCAGTATTCTTATAGTGATGGTGATCAGTGGTTTGAGTGGAGTCCCGATAGTAAATGGATTCTTTCTGAATTTATAGGTATCGGTGGTTGGAATAATAAAGACATTGTGCTTCTGAATGCCGATGGTAAAGGAGAAATGCACAATCTGACCGAGAGTGGATATTCGGATGGAAATGCAAAATGGGTGTTGGGTGGTAAAGCAATGGTGTGGTTCAGTGACCGTGCAGGCTATCGCAGTCATGGTAGTTGGGGCGCTCAGTACGATGCTTACATTATGTTCTTCGATGTAGATGCTTACGACCGTTTCCGCATGAATAAGGAAGATCTTGCTTTGCTTGAAGAGGCAGAGAAAGCTGAAAAGGCCGAGAAAGAAAAAGCAGAAAAGAAAAAGAAAGAGAATAAAAAAGACGATAAGAAAAAAGACGCCAAAGAGAAAAACAAGAAAGATGGGGATGAAGAAAAGAAAGAAGAGGTGAAACCTTTGAAGTTCGATCTCGACAATCGGTTTGACCGTATTGTACGCCTGACCGTCAATTCTTCTTTCATGGGTGATGCTGTATTGACACCGAAAGGTGATAAACTCTATTATCTGGCAGCTTTTGAAAGCGGTTATGATTTGTGGGAACATGATCTGAAAGAGAATTCTACCAAGATTCTGTTGAAAGGTGTTGGAGGCGGTTCGTTATTGCCCGATAAAAAAGGTGAGAACATCTTTATGTGTACCGGTGGGGGTATGAAGAAAATTGAGATAGCCGGTAGTAAAACAACACCGATTGCATTTGAATCTTTCTTTGATTATCAGCCGGGTGGCGAACGTGCTTATATTTTCGATCATGTGTGGCAGCAGGTCGATGATAAGTTCTATGTGAAAGATCTGCAAGGGGTAGATTGGCCTTTGTATAAGAAGAGCTATGAAAAGTTCTTGCCATATATCAATAATAACTACGATTTTGCCGAACTGCTGAGTGAGATGCTTGGTGAGTTGAACGCTTCACATACCGGAGCCCGTTATTCCGGTGCAGGAGGTGCATTGGCAACAGCAGCACTGGGTGTATTTTATGACGATACATATAACGGTGATGGGTTAAAAATAAAAGAAATTATCGAGCAAGGTCCCTTTACATTGAAAAAGACGGATGTGAAGCCGGGTTGCATTATCGAGAAAGTGGACGGTACTCTTATTAAGAAAGGTGAAGACTATTTCCCGTTATTTGAGGGGAAAGTAGGACGCAAGGTGCTGCTCTCTGTCTATGATCCTGCTACAAAGAAGCGTTTTGAAGAGACTGTGAAAGCAATCAGTTATGGCGCGCAGCGTGAATTATTGTATAAACGTTGGGTAGAACGTAATCGCAAGAAAGTAGAAGAATTGTCGGGTGGCCGTTTGGGATATGTGCATATTAAAGGTATGGACAGCCAAAGTTTCCGTAAGATGTATTCTGAATTATTGGGACGCTACCGTAATAAAGAAGCTGTAGTCGTAGATGTCCGTCATAATGGAGGTGGTTGGTTGCACGATGATGTGGTGACGCTTCTGAGTGGAAAAGAATATCAGCGTTTTGTTCCCCGCGGACAGTATATTGGTAGCGATCCGTTCAATAAATGGCTGAAGCCCTCGTGTATGCTGGTTTGTGAAGATAACTATAGTAATGCACATGGTACTCCATATGTTTACAAAACATTAGGTATCGGCAAACTTGTAGGTACTCCGGTGGCCGGAACTATGACAGCTGTGTGGTGGGAACGTCAGATCGATCCGAGTCTTGTATTTGGCATTCCGCAGGTAGGTTGTATGGATATGCAGGGTAATTATCTGGAAAACCATACACTTGAACCGGATGTGTTGATCTATAACGAGCCTGCCGCTTCGTTGAAGGGTGAAGATGCACAATTGAAAGCTGCAGTAGATTGTTTATTGAAAGAACTGCCAAAGAAATAA
- the mdh gene encoding malate dehydrogenase yields the protein MSKVTVVGAGNVGATCANVLAFNEVADEVVMLDVKEGVSEGKAMDMMQTAQLLGFDTTIVGCTNDYAQTANSDVVVITSGIPRKPGMTREELIGVNAGIVKSVAENLLKYSPNAIIVVISNPMDTMTYLALKSLGLPKNRVIGMGGALDSSRFKYFLSQALGCNANEVEGMVIGGHGDTTMIPLARLATYKGQPVSTLLSEEKLNEVVASTMVGGATLTKLLGTSAWYAPGAAGAYVVESIIHNQKKMVPCSVMLEGEYGESDLCIGVPVILGKNGIEKIVELELNADEKAKFAASAAAVHKTNAALKEVGAL from the coding sequence ATGTCAAAAGTAACCGTAGTAGGCGCAGGTAACGTAGGTGCTACATGTGCAAATGTACTGGCCTTCAATGAAGTGGCAGACGAAGTAGTAATGCTGGACGTAAAAGAAGGCGTTTCAGAAGGTAAAGCAATGGATATGATGCAGACTGCTCAGTTGTTGGGTTTCGACACAACAATCGTTGGTTGCACAAATGATTATGCTCAAACTGCTAACTCTGACGTGGTTGTGATCACTTCTGGTATTCCTCGTAAACCGGGCATGACTCGTGAAGAACTGATCGGTGTAAATGCTGGTATCGTAAAATCAGTAGCAGAAAATCTTTTGAAATACTCTCCGAACGCAATCATCGTAGTTATCTCTAACCCGATGGATACAATGACTTACTTGGCATTGAAATCACTCGGATTGCCGAAAAACCGTGTAATCGGTATGGGCGGTGCTTTGGATAGCTCACGTTTCAAATATTTCTTGTCTCAGGCTTTAGGTTGCAACGCAAACGAAGTAGAAGGTATGGTGATCGGTGGTCACGGTGATACTACTATGATTCCGTTGGCTCGTCTGGCTACTTACAAAGGACAGCCGGTTAGCACATTGCTGAGCGAAGAAAAACTGAACGAAGTAGTTGCTTCTACTATGGTAGGTGGTGCTACTCTGACTAAGTTGCTGGGTACTTCTGCATGGTATGCACCGGGTGCAGCAGGAGCTTATGTAGTAGAATCTATCATCCACAACCAGAAAAAGATGGTTCCTTGCTCAGTAATGCTTGAAGGCGAATATGGCGAATCTGATCTTTGCATCGGTGTTCCTGTAATTCTGGGTAAAAACGGTATCGAAAAAATCGTTGAACTGGAACTGAATGCTGATGAAAAAGCTAAATTTGCTGCCAGTGCCGCTGCTGTTCACAAAACAAATGCTGCTTTGAAAGAAGTTGGCGCTCTCTAA